The genomic region ttctctcttgtTGAACTTTGTCGATTAAATCCAAGgggtcaatcataattcatacaatattaaagcaattaaagcattaataataatgcattatttacatgcgaacttacctcggtacaaaaatagtggaaatggacTTAATCATCAAAGACTTTGTCTTTCCTCCGGTCTAGGTTCGgacctcgtttctcttgatctataatagaaaatttatcttatttaatattcacattactcaaaaCAGTCCAAacatcatattatggcaaaattaccttttttcccctaaagtttcacatttttacaaattagtctctaggctcgtaaaatgaaatgtattcaatttcttgataacccaagcctagtcaaaccaatttcatgcttatagCAGCTCACATTTTTCATCAATTCACATTTATACTACCCATTTTAACAACTTTATAAATAAGTCTTTTTtatacattttcactaaaaattacttagtaaaagttgtctaTCACACcctaaacatacaatatcttccatcaaacatcaaaatacatgtatgtcacacatggctaaatttttaaacatgaaccttacttcaaaataatggtagaaataggtaaaccgagttacgaggactttaaaaatgtaaaaagcattaaaaacggagctaggatgtacttacaataaagcttgaaagttgaagaaaaccctagctatggtgtcttgtaAATTTCAGCCAAGgagagaagatggacaccaattttggccttattttccctttttattcatttattaaccaaatgaccaaaatgcccttcacttaaaactttgaaatttaacctaatcatgtccatttttgtccataaaattaactaatagtctaattatcatataaggacctctaatttaaaatcccatagcaattggacaccatTAACAAGTAGAAATCAACTTTTGCActtattataatttagtccttttaactaaattgagtgcccaaacgtcaaaattttcaaacgagattttcatgaaatcattccataaaactgtagactataaaaatataataaaaataatttttttttgcgttggatttgtggtctcgaaaccattgttcccactagccccaaaatcaggctgttacacatCCGATCGTTAATCTCCCTAAGGAAATATTCCCTAATTTCCCTAATTTCATGGATCTAAATGCAATTTTccctaattttatattaaacatgTAAAACAGATAATTAAATCGAAAAGAGAATAAATAAATTGATCCATTTTAATATCAATTTGTGCACGAAAGTCAAAATTCCTTTAACATTTACGAAGATAACGTTAATTACAATTGAAAACCTAAATAAATGAAACCTTGGATCCAAATCAAATCCAAGTCAAAATAAAGGAATCAAATTTGTTTTTGAGTTAaaaaactaaattgaaataagactaatattgaaaataaactcCTAAAATTCTAATCTAGAACGGCTATCTGGGCCAAGCCTTTTAAACTTAGGCTAAAATCAATATTTATAGCCAAATGTTCTACCCTAACTAGGTCAATTAGAAGACCTAAAGTTGAATAAGATGTGTTGTGTAGGCAGAAACACCCCTAACTTAAAATTGCAGTCTGTCGCTCCGGTGTTGGGACACCACAGGACTAGTGTCGCGATACTGTTCTTCGTGGGTGACTTCCTTGGCTTCGAACTATGGCATTGCAACACCACATGCCGGTGTCGCAACGCTGCCATCATCCTTCACATTCTTAGCGTGAAAACAGTGTCCTGTACACTAAATCAACTTGTTAAACCTTCCCTAGGCTTGTATTTGCCCGTTAGGTCATTCCTTAGGCAAAATATGTGTAAAAAAGCTTATTTTACTAAAATTAAACATAAGCAACTAAAAATGGAAAACGTAACAACCTAAATTAAAACAACTAAAAAACAAGCTCGTTAAGTGCCGAAAAGACTATAATTTTCCTTAATGAATTGTGATAGATCACTGCTATTAAGGGGTACAAGAAGGAGACCTATTCCATCTTGCAAAGATTGTGGAAAGTTTTATATGGGTGGGTACTGGTCAACCATCGAGGAATGTTTTAAGTGTGGTTCGAAGGAGCATATAATCAGGCATTGTTAGATATTGTATAAATATAAGTCAGAAAAAATGCCCTGATGAACAACTTTAGGGAACTTATATCAATAGAAATGGAAGATGTACTAAAACTATTATGCCAGACCACCTTGTTTGGTTTGTTTTGCTTTAAAAGGCCCCGAATGAGCCTTGAATGCAGCCAAACTTTAATGATAGCTTAGAAATGAATCAAATAACTTAAAATGAGCTTAATTAGGTTTAAATGAAGTGAATTAAATGATGTTCAAGTTTAGTGCTAATAATTCTTAAATGTGGCACCCTTTGCTTATTCCACCACATGAACACGGGTAGGGCGTGTTACATTATGAATGGGAAAATCTAGAAATTTTTTTAGCAGAGgtcaaaatttaattataatcttTCCATATGTCAAAATATAAgtttattatatgttaatttataatttcatcattttttaaGGGACTAAACTATTTTTTTCATGTTTAAGGGAGCTAAAGTGAAATTTTACTATGTatttataatttctttatttataggaggaccaaattaaaatttttcattttatgggGGAGGCAATTTTACTATTAATTTATAGTTTCTCTATTTAGAAGATGactgaatttaaaactttttttcgGAGGAGGGTGGGCAAGGCCCTTGCCTGGGTTATGTATTGATACCTAACCCTTGGACAGTGTCACTACATTGTTTTGTGGGCTATGAGCCCATAGAAGCTCATATTTGGTCTTAGACACTTCCAACCACACCGAaacctcttttaaatgattttaaattgtttcTAAACCCCCGAAATTATTATAAACTTGGTTTTATGACTTAATAAaaatgttttaaggtttaaaatTTTGAAGATATTCAAGATTTTTTGTTAAGCATGTACTCCTATAACATCTCTCATTTGTACCATAAGTCGGGATGAGCAAGGGTGTTATATTGTCAGTGACTATTACATGACTTTTGCAAGTTGAGTGAGCAAAGTGTAATTTTAATATTAGTTTAGTGACAGTTTTTTGTATTTTACGTGAGAATGATTGCATGGAGATATTTTCACAAAAAAATGACTTATAgaaaattttttctatttttttctttgttttttatggaaaatagcttggtaaatgaaaaataaattacgAAAACTATTTGTACAATTTCCTCCGTTTATTGCATGAAACTAACTTTGTCAacgaaaaataatttactaatcaTTCGAAAATAATTCTATTTTTTGGAAAATTACTTCTCCTTTTGGAGAAAACTATTTcatttaagtaattttatttttatataaaaataaacatgaacaaaatcaaatattattatattaataataaaattttaattttgaaatattaaaatattaacatcaAATATTGTAATTTTCAAtcctattaaacatatatatttatatttagtgatatattaaattattaatataattaatattatctATTGttctaaaaatttaatattataattttattttaataataaattttaacaataaaagcaatttataatttgtaaatatttaatagtcAGTGCTTTATAacataaaatatgaatattttataaaataaatataaatatttatttaaatcttGTATGAATTCATTTATCTTATTCAATTCCAATGAGATATTATCCCTCATATACAATAtgaatttcgattaatttttaattataaattgattattattaaatttatataaaatattatttagtaTAAAGATTAtcttattataatataaaattgatTGTAAAGAAATGTATAATTTAGGTTGTGTTTctttaacaaaaaaataaaatatatatatatatatgttttagaaaaataaaattaatttattcaaaatcatctaaatgtTATAAAGTTtcccaaaaattatttttaagtgATACAAACAtaacttaaattaattttaacatgAACTATTATTTATCAATAAGTATTAAATATAATGGTAATATATTGTAGTTTTAAACAGAACAATATTATTAAGAAAAAACAGTGATAAATCTCGAAAGATAAATAATAGAAAACATTCGCTACCTtttgataaaaaagaaaaaactgCAGTACCATTTTACATTTTCATCTCTACTTCTGAATTTAATGCAATTTGGTTTTCAGCTGTCACTATCCACAACTAaagatatttatttaataaaatgcaGCCTCCAAGAGAAAAAGATCCCACCACTACTAAACTTCCATCTTATTTAATTTTCGTTCATTTGTTGGAACCTGAAAGCATTAATTAACCTAAGACTTGACCCGTATGGAGTCGCCAACAGATGCAGAATTTGTCAACTTTGGGAAGTCTATCATCGTTCCCAGTGTTCAAGAGTTAGCTAAGGACCCCATCGCCAAAATCCCACCTAGATATCTCCGCCCTCTTCAAGGACAACCTCACTCCATCTCACCCAATCATCACCTTCCTTCTGTCCCCATCATCGATCTTCAGAAACTTGCTGCTGGGGATTTCGTTGACTCTGAACTTCAAAGATTGCACTCTGCTTGTAAGGAATGGGGGTTCTTCCAGGTACGCCATATTTTCTCATTACTTGTTGGTATTCTCTTGAAATCAGTAAAAGCAAGTCTTTTGTTTATGGCAATAATAGGTAGTGAACCATAGTGTTAGTATATCATTGTTGGAGGATTTCAAGTTGGAGATTGGAAATTTCTTCAAACTACCTCATGAAGATAAGAAGCTTCTTTGGCAAAAACCAGATAACCATGAAGGGTTTGGTCAATTGTTTGTAGTTTCAGAAGATCAGAAGCTAGATTGGTCAGATATGTTTTATATCACCACACTGCCACACAATCTTAGGAACATTGAACTATTTGAAAAGCTCCCCCTTAAGTTAAGGTATCTCTCATGGttattttgaatatggaatttgaAACTTTTGAAATAGTTTGATTTTGATTTGCACTTTTGATGCAGGCAGGCCATGGAAGTGTATTCTACTGAAGTGAAAAATCTAGCATTGAGGATTTTAGATTACATGGCTAGGGCCTTAAATATGGGCACCGAAGAAATGAGAGAGCTTTTCAATGATGGGATTCAATCAATGAGAATAAATTACTATCCACCATGCCCTGAACCTGATATGACCATTGGTTTCAGTCCTCATTCTGATGCTGATGCTTTGACGATTCTCTTTCAGCTCAGTGAAACGGAAGGCCTTCAAGTCCGAAAAGATGGAAAATGGGTTTCCATTAAGCCACTTCCCAATGCTTTAGTAGTTAACATTGGAGACATCATGGAGGTATATTTCACTTGGTGTTGTGAATAGTCTGAAATCCCATTGACTATATAAAAGGGTCTCCTCTCATGATTATATTTCTCTGTAGATTTTCAGCAATGGGATATATCGTAGCATTGAGCATAGAGCAGTTGTAAACTCAACCAAAGAGAGGCTATCAATAGCAACTTTTTATAGCTCCAAGTTAGACTCGGAATTAGGCCCGGCACTTAGCCTTATTGGTCCCAGTAACCCTGCAATTTTTCGACGGGTCCCTTTGGAGAAATACTTCAAGGAATTTTTTGCTCGGAGACTAAATGGCAAGTCTTACCTTGATTTCATGAGAATTAAAACCGAGGAAGAAAATGAAGATTGTAAAAACAAAACTTGATTCATTAACCAATTATCAGGAGAAACGTGGATTGAAATGTCAACATATTTACTTAAGAGTAAACAGACCCATGACCAAGGTGGTCTCTAGTTCAAATATATCATATAGTATGTTCTTTTTATCTCTATAAGCTTATTATTGTAGTATTATTATCACATATCAATTAAATGGCAACGCACTCGTTGTTACTTATACTGGGATCATCTTGCTTCACTGCTAAACAATAAACCAAGCCTGGTATTTTTCCATGGAGTGGAGTCACCATTAAAGAGTTTATGTTGGGGAGAAAAACCATGGCATATAATTGATATCATTGTTGAAACTGTTAGATGTCAAATCGACTTCAAGGTCGGCTAAATATTGATACCAAAGTGGCAAGAAGTTAGCAATGCAAAAGCAATGTGGCAACGGATAAATATAATAGCCAAAGATTAGCTTCACTTAAGCGTGTTGTAATAGGCCCAATTCGCCCAGGCCCAACAAGCAGAAATTAGAATCAAaaacaataaaacaaaaagataaacaaaaccaaataaatatataaacaGTCCAAATACACTGTGGCCCAAAAGAAATTAACCCTAACCCAAATACAAGCCCAATAACTCACATGATTAAACATTTTCAGCAGAAGCAAAAACCCTAGTTTCCATGTGCGCCGCTCCTTCTCGGGCACACTGCCCAACCCTCGTCCGAGGTTCGTCTGCAAACTTGCACCGAAATGGAAAAATCTCTTCGCCGTTGACTCTCCAAAGATCTGTAAACAAGCAAAAACAAAGATGATAGAAATAGAGAAACAGTAGAAGAAATAAAAAGCAAACAGTAGCATAAAAAAACCTTTTGTAATTGGCTATAAAGCCACAAAAAATCCATTGTATTTTACGCACagaaaatcaaatataaaaaaaatacaaaaaaataaaaatccaagAATACAAAAGGAACAGTTTCAAAAAGtagattttttatgtttattttctatagatacatataaaaaaaatggaaataaaagaaaaaaaaaaccttactGCTCTCGTCGCGCCTTCGCCATGAGTGCGCAGGTTCTCGCCCTCGAGGGAAAGCAACCCATCTCCGTTGAAGTAGAGAGCGTGAGAGAGCCGCCTTAGACTGAaactcctttccttttctttttgctttttctttttttaaatatagAGGGAATCACCTTCTGATCtaagatttttaaaaaataataataaaaatataaactttttACTCTGACCATAGCGGAGCATGGCGAAGCCATGGCTATGGTTGGATCTTGGTCGTGCCTGAGAGTGAAAAAAAGAtaagttttctttgtttttttaaaacAGTGGCTGAAATGAAggactttgaattttttttttatatttatatagccCTTATACGATGTCGTTTAGGGCAGGCTTTTGACGCCCTAAAACGACATCGTTTCACCCTAGGATCTGCACGTCCACCTGACCAGCTAGTAGGATTCGCGTGTTTTTGACTTTGGGTATATATGCGCAAATGGCCCTTCCGCTTTTAAGTGGATGTTAATATggtcctttttccttttttttttttaaatttgaccatTTAATTTTATTTCGTTTTCACTTTGGTAGGGATACTTGAAACGGCGTCGTATCAGATGGCCTGATGACCCGAATCTGAGCCGACTGGATTCAGATCCGCGTGTTTTGATAAGAATAGGGTCTATTTATTTCTCTAGTCCCTCTATTTTGACTGTTTTTAAAATCAAGTCGTAATTCTATTTCTttgtctttttaattttttacctTGTAATTTTACTTTAATCTCATTTCGGTCCCTCGACTTATCAAGGGAAATAGTGCAGGTTTTGGGATATTTTTTGAATTAATCCCTTGTATATTTTGCGCGTTTCGAAGTGGTCCTTTGTACAGTTTTGCTactcaatttattttattttattatgttttatacctgtaattttttcaaaattacaatttaatctgtgttcatttaatatcaatttcttataagattttatatgtattattttatctatctatttattttttacacacatatatatatatatatattccttttTATTTACCTTTTTCACTTCTTTGTTAGTTCATATTattcttattttctttatttatgcATATCTTGTCaccccattattattattattattattattattattattattattattattattattattattattattattacttttttttgTGTTTTGACTATTGATATTAGAATTAGAACATTATTTCATTTACTTATCTATTTATTATCTCCTATCcttttatatgtataaaatatatatatatatatatatatatatgatgtttatGTTTTTTCTTTATTTGTGCACTTGTCTTTCatattactatttatttttcCTCATTATCATTCAATTAGTATAAAGTTAGAAGTCATAATATGATCATTGTTTTCTTATTTGGTGTTTTAttattgtatatcatcatggtttattAATTCGATATTTTTGTATATCGTTGGTGTTATCATTTCATTTTATTGTAACTACGTCATGAATCGTGTTTAAACATACTTACGCATTTTTCACTATGCCCGAATAAACCAAACatatatcattttaaatattacattaatttttaccaaaatatgccaacaaattttcaaaaataggcAATGTTTCGTATTTGGAAGATCCAAGAAAGTAGTGccttaacttacggggtttcaatttttctcgcTGAACTCgaataaccgaatatcctttcaaaaattaaaatacattagATTTCAGATAAAAGAGAAAAAGGAAAGCTTATTCTCAAAGAttcgaggtgttgtgtcctaacttacgggatgtgacattttgttatcACGAGATGAGAGAGTCTTTAGCATGCGTTTCGATTCATTCAAGCATTTTtagcaaaaaataataaaataaagagagatcgtattttaaatttttttcggtTTTTTAACTTTCGACACTAagattaattaatcaactaggtagcaattttgggtgttacgagggtgctaatccttcttcgtgcgtaaccgactcccaaacccattttttcaaattttgtagACCAAACAAATCGTTGTCTTGATAAATCAAGCATTTTATTAAAACGAacaaattacgaggtgatccgatcacacctcataaaaatggattggtggcgactcccaattttcattttaaaataaaaagtcgatttcaaaaaaaagaaaaatagtttCCACtacttggcgactccactggggagaaAACAAGAGAGTCAAACCACGAGTTGATTATTTCttgtctttttgtcgaaaattaataatttggtttaaatttatGATCCTTTCattgtatttaatttttatggTCTGCATCATTTTAATATGTTTGCTTTATTGGTTTAAGTCTTTTAATATATATCCACATATTGCATCGCATAATCATTTGATTTTACCCTTTTAAGTGAGAGCGAGAAACTATTCCTtcatgaggtcttcacctccgtataggatagggGATCGCTTTCGGAATACATTtgtacctatgttttcgtgagattttcatctccgtatagccataAGAAAATGTATTCCCCCGAACTAAACTCAGTCcgcatgagcctataatgggtgaggatcgaggaatctgccggTTCAAGTACCCTTACTTTAGAACCGAACCGTATATAATGAGCCCTAAGAGCTTACCCTAGGTAGAACTgcaccaaaccctagtggttacgcAAATAGgcgctttatttattatttcttccTTACTTTGAATTCTCGCTTTGTACACTAACTTGTTTTGTTTCGCTTTGATTGTAATTGCATGACATTTTTATCAtaaaaaaggtgttgattcacattcaattgctaaatagagagcttgcCATGGAGAACAGATTTTTTGATAAAGTGAAAGATAATGCAGCTGTCCGAATATGGTCAGAGAAAACACAATTAGAGAAAGGTGATAGTCTGACTGAAGGGAACGTATCAGAATTGTGGGATTTCACTCGTGTTAGTATAACCCAAAATAACCTCCAAGAGTTGAAAGAGGTGTGGAACCTATGGGACGATGAAACAAAGTAGTTATTCTACTGTAATTATGGTGACTTGCCTTATCTACTCGACGTCAAAGTGGATAAACACCTGTTCAAAGCTTTGGCTCAATTTTGGAATCCCAATTACAGTTGTTTTACCTTCGGGAATGTAGATTTGgtgcctactgtggaggagtatACAACCTAGCTTCATTGTCTGAAGATTCAAGCCGACAATTCCTATTCTAGAGCCATCAATGTCCCGACTTTCGTAAAGAAGTTAATGAGCATCACGAGGATGGGTGAGCAATGTGTCGTGGCTCAGATCAAACAATAAGGAGATAGTAAGTGTATCCCTTGGAGAAGTTTACGAAACTTGATCTTGGCACATCCGAACATAAAAAAAGGGTTGATGTCTTCGTTCGAAGCATCTACGGGTTAGTAATCTTCCCTAAAGCACTAGGGCACGTAGACGAGCTGTTTCAGACTTGTTTGATCGGCTAGATGAAAGGGTTACGCTCGTCCCGGCAATCTTGGCCAAAACCTTTAGACCTTTGAGTGCATGCCGAAGAGCGGGCGAAAGAAGATTCATCGAGTGTGTACAACTCCTGCTAGtttggtttcacaaccacttttggaaagtggaaaaggttTCTTACCAGGCATTCTTTGAGAATTACTCTCcgctaaaagaatttgtaactaCTCCAAGAGAGACGACATTTCGGAGGAGAAATGGATGCCAATTCTCTAGGGTCTAGAGGATGAAGACGTCGAATGGAGAGCTCCTTGGATAATCTTTGACGAGATTATATATTGATGTAGAGACTTCGACTGGGTCTCTTTACTTGGAATATGGGGGACTATTGGATACTCTCCTTTACTAGTGTTGAGGCAATATAGATCAAGGTAATTCGTACCAGCGACGCAAGGGTTAGCCCCGTGCGAGTTTGTGTATAGGGGTgataattacaagaaaaaggttcGAGATATATCTAATGCCTAGAACCAAAcccgtaaaatgaaaatttttgctGCAAGTCCCTTGACAATCCCCAAATATAATTGGTGGTGGGGCAAAAGAGTCAATGACAACATCCCCGTGTCAAGTCCAGAAGGCACTTGATCGATGGAAGAACAGCTGCAAGTAGTCCCGTCTGAGCTAGAGGTCATAAAGGAAGATTTCGAGAAGAGGAATTCAGAGTTAGAAAATAAGATAGAACAATTAGAGGAGGAAAAAATGCAGTTAGTATTAGATGTTAATGTTTAGAAGCTAGAGGCCGAGAAATTAAGAAAGGGAAAGAACAAAGCCGAGGAAGATTTGGACAGTTTAAAAACGGATTACAACAAGTAGTGGAAAAGGTAACTTCACTGTTCTCAAGGTCAGGTCAGGGATAGAGACCATTTCATGGGTGAAATTGCGGCTCAAATACGAGAGTTGGCCGATCATTTGCAGACCTTAGCGGTTTAGGCTGACGTGCTAAGCTTGAAGTATGAATCAAAATTGGATCGGGGTCAAAAGTTAGCCTGGCTTCTTTGGAAAGTTAAGGCTTTGAGCATTAGGAcaaagtcgtatatgtaatccgttttatgtaaggaaatttgttttctagtaaagtttttCTAACAGAATTGAATCAGAGTCAAtgcctctttttgcattcatttcatgcatttgcattacattgcatcatatgcattaaatttcacaaaaagaccctaattaaacgaaattatttcagttaatctgtACACCAACAAGAGCCAACCAACCGAACATCGTTACAGTACTCGCGTCAAAACAAAAGAAATGGACCAAAGATTGGAAAGGCTAGAATAAATTCAAAAAGAGATGCAA from Gossypium arboreum isolate Shixiya-1 chromosome 1, ASM2569848v2, whole genome shotgun sequence harbors:
- the LOC108482074 gene encoding protein SRG1-like, producing MESPTDAEFVNFGKSIIVPSVQELAKDPIAKIPPRYLRPLQGQPHSISPNHHLPSVPIIDLQKLAAGDFVDSELQRLHSACKEWGFFQVVNHSVSISLLEDFKLEIGNFFKLPHEDKKLLWQKPDNHEGFGQLFVVSEDQKLDWSDMFYITTLPHNLRNIELFEKLPLKLRQAMEVYSTEVKNLALRILDYMARALNMGTEEMRELFNDGIQSMRINYYPPCPEPDMTIGFSPHSDADALTILFQLSETEGLQVRKDGKWVSIKPLPNALVVNIGDIMEIFSNGIYRSIEHRAVVNSTKERLSIATFYSSKLDSELGPALSLIGPSNPAIFRRVPLEKYFKEFFARRLNGKSYLDFMRIKTEEENEDCKNKT